TGATGGCCAGTCTTTCGGTTCCTACAACTGCTGCACTGCTCGCAGTTGATGCGCCGCCGGCAGGGCGCGCACATGCCGCAGCGTTTCCGCTTCTTCTTGCCAGAGCTGATGGCAGAGGCCAGCTCTCCCTGCATGGGGTACTCAGCCAGGCCCGCCATGTGCAGCGCGCTTTCGGCCAGGAACACACCTGCCGGGGTCATAATGAAGAGGCCTGGGTTGATGGGGAAAGCGCCCAGGTAGGGGAAGTCGGACTGGCCATTGAGGGCTTCggcacctgccacagcctccatgTCAGGCAGGCCAGCACCCGCCTCGCTCATCAGCGGGAGGTGCTCCTGCACCACGCGCTTCAGCATCTCTGTGGACTGCGCAAACTGCTGCAGCGTCAGCTGTCCCTCGGCTGCCAGATCCGTGGCCCGCTCTGCCTTGCTCAGCAGGCTGGCCACAGCACCACTTTTGTGCTTTGAGGTAGGGTTGCTTTTGTCCACCGCCATGGCCGCCGCCAGGTCGTGCCCATTGGCCAACAGGGAGGCAGCGGCTGCAGCCGCGGTGGCCTTGTCAGCAGACTCTCCGCCCATCATGCTGCCACAAccactgccaccactgctgcCAAATGAAGAGTAGTGGGAGAGCGGGCGGGAGCGGCGCAGGCTCTTGTTGAGGGGCTCACTGATGATACCGCTCTTGTTCCGACGCTCGGGGGGTGGTGTGTCATCTGCCACTGAGGCTGGTGCAGCGGCAGCCACCGCTGCACTCTTGTCTGCTGCTCCTGCCTTTGGACCactgctgccactgccactgctgccattggtgctgctgctgctactgccgCCGGCGTCCTGGGAGCCACCGCCGAGGCTCGACATGGTGGGGCCGAGGCCCAGACCCCGCTGCAGAGGGAGCCTGCCAACTGCCGAGGGTCCACAGACCAGGACCTGGCCCTGCTGCCCACAACAGAGATGCCTGGTGGGCCTCGCTGCTCAGGGCAGGCACATGGTCAGGTGTCCAGGTGGAAATGTCTTCACTCTGTCACAACAAGAGGATTCAGGGTCAGGGCAGCAGTGAACACCCCCCACTTCAACATCGCCACCACCGCCACTATCAACTGTCCTGTCATCCTGACCACCATGTGCT
The Symphalangus syndactylus isolate Jambi chromosome 7, NHGRI_mSymSyn1-v2.1_pri, whole genome shotgun sequence genome window above contains:
- the CXXC5 gene encoding CXXC-type zinc finger protein 5, whose product is MSSLGGGSQDAGGSSSSSTNGSSGSGSSGPKAGAADKSAAVAAAAPASVADDTPPPERRNKSGIISEPLNKSLRRSRPLSHYSSFGSSGGSGCGSMMGGESADKATAAAAAASLLANGHDLAAAMAVDKSNPTSKHKSGAVASLLSKAERATDLAAEGQLTLQQFAQSTEMLKRVVQEHLPLMSEAGAGLPDMEAVAGAEALNGQSDFPYLGAFPINPGLFIMTPAGVFLAESALHMAGLAEYPMQGELASAISSGKKKRKRCGMCAPCRRRINCEQCSSCRNRKTGHQICKFRKCEELKKKPSAALEKVMLPTGAAFRWFQ